One Arthrobacter sp. B3I4 genomic window, GTGGCTGTGCCTGCGGCCAGCCGTTCGGCGCGGCGTCCCTGACGTTGACGGGTCGCCGGGGCTTCAGCGGTCTGGGCCCCGGCGGGCTGGGTCCCGTCGTCCGGAACTCTGGCAACGGGACCTTTGGCGGCCGGAACGTCGGCGTCGGGACCTTCGGCGGCGTGACCTTCGGCGGCGGGACCTTCGGCGGCCGAGTCGGCCCGCTTGCCGACGGCCGGCTTCATCCACTCGAAGGCAGGCTCGTCGCCGTCCTCGGCGGGATCCAAAAGCGGTTCCTGCCGGTTCGGAGGGGTGGGACTTTTCTCAGTCACTGCAGCTTCGCTTCCGTAGGGTTCCACGCTGCCGGACCTGGGGTCCGGCAGCGCCACATATCTGACTCCGAGCCTACCGTCAGGGCCTCAACCCCCGCGAGGTGCCACCCCGTGGCCGGAACGATTCGGGCATTTTGAGCCGGTTCAGCGTCTGGCATATTGGGCCCACGGGATGTTCCAGTCCCCGAAGCCTTCCAGAGGTTCGACCGGCGGCGCACCAGTGTTCAGCGTCTGCACGAGGTCGCCTGTCTCCATATTGTTGAAGAACCACTCGGCGTCCGCCGGAAGCAACCCCACACAGCCGTGCGAGACGTTGAACCTGCCCACCGCGCCCCAGGCCGACTCCAGTGCCTGGTGAACGTAGACACCCGACGTCGTCAGCCGGTTGGCGTACTCCACGGTCAGTGGCGGGTAGTAGCCCTTGTCCCCCGGTTTCAGGCCGATGCTGCCGGCGTTGAACTTGGAGCTGCGTTCCTGCTCCATGATCACCGCGTAGCCGGTGGGCGAGAGCCAGTCCGCATCGCCAAGGGTGACGGGGGCCGTTTTGACCAGCTGGCCGTTGAAGTAGACGTTCATGGTTTTCGTGACGTCATCGACGACGGCGATCCGCTGCGGCCCCACCGTGAAGGAGACTTTCGTGTCCGAGTTACCGACCATCTTGTTGCCGAAATCCACCCCGAACAGCTTCAGGTCAAGGGAAATCCGGCTGTTCGCCGCCCAGAAGTTCTCCGGCCGGATCCGGGCGCGGCGGTCGGAGTACCACCGCCAGGCCACCGGCTGGCCGGGCGTCGACGTGACCGCCACCGCCTTCTCCACGGCTTCCTTGTTAAGGACCGGTTCGCTGAAGACGATCTCGATCGGCTGCCCGGCGCCGATCGTGCTGCCGTTCAGTGGAAAGACGGCAGCGTCAGCTTCGTTCGCCGTCGCCACTGTGGAGAATCGCTGGTTCTTTTTCGTTTCCCGGCCGGCCCGGTCCAGGACCGTGAAGCTGTACCGGTAGCTGGTGTTGAACTCCAGTGGCTCCGCGGCGGTCCAGGTGGAACCGTCCGCGCTTGTCGTCCCGGGCACCGGTGTCCCGCCGGGCTCCGGCTGCAGCCGCACGTCCTTGACCAGTCCGTTGACCGCTTTGACGGACGGCAGCGAGCCCGGGTTGACGTCTTTGGCACCGTCGACGGGTGTTACGCCGAGTTCGACGGCCTTCACGACGGGAGCGGCAAGGCCGGCGACGTTGCGCATGGGCGCCGACGACTCCGAGGGCAAGGGGCTGTCGGCCCAGACCGGGGCGGTGGCTGCGCCTATCCCGCCGGCACCGACGGCGAGGCAGATGCCGGCAACAGTCAGCATCTTGCCGGTTTTGCGGCCGGTGGCCGCGTTCTTCCGGCCGCTTGGTAGTTTGTTCATCGTGCTCCCCCTGACACTTCCGCGGGCCTAGTTCGGGTACTGCGCCCAGGGGATGTTCCAGTCCCCGAAGCCGTCGTCGTAGGCTGCGTAATCGCCGTCGGTGTTGACCACCTGGACGACATCGCCGGCGGTCATGTTGTCGAAGACCCATTGGGCGCCGTACGGTCCCAGGCCGATGCAGCCGTGCGAAAGGTTGGCTTTGCCGATGAAGGGCAGCGCCGAGTCGGTGGCCTGGTGGATAAACTCCCCGCTGGGGGTCAGCCGGGTGGCGAAGTTGACGTCAAGTTCGCCGTAGTAAGCCGGGTCCCCGGGCTTAAGGCCGATCGAGGCCGCACTCATGTGCTCCACCCGGTATTTCTCCATCAGGACCAGGTAGCCGCGTGCGGACGGGAAGCGGGTGTCGCCCATAGTGGTCGGCCACTCCCCCACCTGCTGGTCGTTGACGAAGGCTTTGAAAGTGTGCGCGGTGGCGTCCGCGATGGCGGTTTTCTTGTCGCCGATGTGCACGGTCACCTTCTTGTTGAAGTTACCGATCTGGCCTTTTCCAAGGTCGACGCCAAATAGCTTCATGTCCATCGTGATGGTGCTGTTGGCCGTCCAGAAGTTCTCCGGCCGGTACCGGACCATGGAGTTGTTGAACCAGTGGAAGTCCCCGACTTGCCCGGCGCTGGAGCTGATCTTGATGGCCTTCTCGACGGCGTCCCGGTTCAGCACCGGCTCGCTGAAGGTAATCTGCAGCGGCTGGGCCACCCCCACTTTCATTCCATCCAGCGGGTAGATGGCCGCATCGGCCTCATTGGCGGTCGAGACGGTGGTGAAGCTGCGGGTGCTGTTCGTGGTGCGGCCGGCGCCGTCCACGATCGAGTAGGTGTAGCTGTAGCGGGTGTTGAATTTCAACGGCCCGGTAGCGGTCCAGCTGGAGCCGTCAGCGCTGAGCGTGCCGTCCACGGCCGCCCCGGACGAACTGGTCAACGCTGCCCGTTCGATCCTGCCGTTGGCGACTTTCAGCGTCACGGGCACGGCAGGGTTGACCTGCGTGGCGGCGTCCGCCGGCGCGGCAGTCAGCTGGACGGGCGGCACCACCGGGAAGGCCAGGCCCTGCGTGGAGCGCTCGGGCGACGCGGCTTCCGAGGCAAAGGATGGGTGGGCCAGCGGACCGGCCGCGGCGAACACTCCACCGCCGGCTGCCAGAACGCAAACCGCGGCCACAGCGGCTGCCTTCCGGCGGGCGCTCCAGCTTTTCAGGGCGATCACAATAGCAGGGTCCTTCCAGACGTCACCTTGAAAGCATAGGTGAATTTCGGCCGCTTCCCGCCGCCGCGCACGGCACGATACGGTCACAACCGTTCCAACAGCAGGGGCCCCGGACCGGCGGTCCGGGGCCCCTGCTGCAGCTGCGCCTAGTAGCGGTAGTGCTCCGGCTTGAAGGGGCCAGCGGCGTCCAGGCCGAGGTATTCGGCCTGTTCCTTACTCAGCTCGGTGAGCTTCGCGCCCAGGGCATCAAGGTGCAGCCGCGCGACCTTCTCGTCGAGGATTTTCGGCAGCACGTAGACCTGCTTCTGGTACTCCCGCTCACCCTCGGGCTGGCTGGCCTTGGTGAAGAGTTCGATCTGCGCGATCGTCTGGTTAGCAAACGAGTTGCTCATCACGAAGGAGGGGTGGCCGGTGGCGTTGCCCAGGTTCAGCAGCCGGCCCTCGGACAGGACGATGATGGAGCGTTGCGCGTCCGTGCCTTCGTCGAAGACCCACTCGTGCACCTGGGGCTTGATTTCGACTTTCTTGACGCCCGGGATACGGGCCAGTCCGGCGATGTCGATCTCGTTGTCGAAGTGGCCGATGTTGCCCACAATGGCCTTGTCGCGCATCCCGGCCATGTGTTCGGCCAAGATGACGTCTTTGTTGCCGGTAGTGGTGATGAAGATGTGGCCCTCGGCCAGGACGCTCTCGAGCGTGGCCACCTGATAGCCGTCCATCGCCGCCTGCAGCGCGCAGATCGGGTCGATTTCGGTGACGATGACACGCGAGCCCTGGCCGCGGAACGCTTCCGCCGCGCCCTTGCCGACGTCGCCGTAGCCGCATACGACGGCAACCTTGCCGCCCATCAGCACGTCGGTGGCGCGGTTGATGCCGTCCGGCAGCGAGTGGCGGATGCCGTACTTGTTGTCGAACTTGCTCTTGGTGACGGAGTCGTTGACGTTGATTGCCGGGAACAGCAGCTTGCCCTGCTCGGCAAGCTGGTAGAGGCGGTGGACGCCGGTGGTGGTCTCCTCGGTCACGCCCAGCAGCCGGGAGCCGATCCGGGTCCACTTCTGCGGGTCCTTCTGCAGCGAGGCACGCAGGACCTCCAGGAAGACACGCCCTTCCTCGGACTCAGCATCGGTCGGGGCCGGCACGGCACCCAGGGCTTCGAATTCGGCGCCCTTGTGCACCAGCATCGTGGCGTCCCCGCCGTCGTCGAGGATCATATTCGGGCCGAGGTCCGGGTCGCTGTCAGCGCCGGGCCAGGTCAGGATCTGCTCGGCCGTCCACCAGTATTCCTCGAGCGTCTCGCCCTTCCAGGCAAACACCGGAACGCCCTGCGGGTCCTCTACAGTGCCAGTGCCGACGACGACCGCGGCGGCCGCCTCGTTCTGGGTGGAGAAGATGTTGCAGGAGGCCCACCGGACCTCGGCACCGAGGGCGGTGAGCGTCTCAATCAGCACGGCTGTCTGCACCGTCATGTGCAGGGAGCCGGCGATCCGGGCGCCCTTGAGCGGCTGGCTGGGGCCGAATTCTTCCCGCAGGGACATCAAGCCGGGCATCTCATGCTCGGCGAGACGGATCTGGTGCCGGCCGGCCTCGGCCAGTGAGATGTCGGCAATCTTGTAGTCGAAAGTCATAGGAATCCTTTGGAAATAGCCGGGGACATAGCAGATGGACTAGGGGTAATTCGGCGCCGAAGCGTCTGCCGATGGGCCGGTGGCGGAACTTCCGCTGCGGCTGCGACTTAGGCGGGGCAGGCTATTCTGCGGCGTGCCGGGGTCCGCCTTCGGACCTCGCGCCCGCTCGCTCGCCGGCATCGTGCTCGCCGGCGTCGTGCTCTCCGCCGGGCTGTCCGGCGTCGTGCTGTCCGCCGTCGTGCTGATCGGAGGAAGCCGAGGCGGCCGCTGCCAGCAGTTCCGGCGGGAGCAGCAGCGGGATGCCGTCCTCGATCCTGTACCGCAGCTTCCGGCCGTTCGCGTCCGGGCCAGCAGCGACAAGTTCTTCGCCCTCCTGCACCAGGGCCGAGCCCGTAACGGGGCAGCGCAGGACTGACAGCAGTTCGGGACTGATCAAAGGCAAGGTGATGGCTGGCATGGTGAAGGCTCCCTGGGAGCGACGCAGCAGGCGCCGGTGGCGTACAGAAATTTCATTTCCCAGCCTACCGCCGATTCGCGGCTCAGGAGGGCTCGCGCAGGACGCGCAGATGCCCACGCCGGGTCCCTTCCGGGCCGGCTGGAGCTTCAAGCGCCGGATGGGCCGCTCGCTGGCCCTGCACCGGCTCCGGTGCCGCCGGCTTGCCCGCGGCCTCGCGGACCGCGTGGGCGAGTGCCAGCAAGTCATCCGGGCCCGGCCCGGCCGGGGTGGCTGGCATCGCAAGCCGCAGAACTTCCCAGCCCCGCGGCACTGTCAGCGAACCAGCGTGCTGTTCGCAAAGGTCGTAACAATGCGGTTCAGCGTAGGTGGCGAGCGGGCCAAGGACAGCAGTGGAGTCGGCGTACACGTACGTCAAAGTCGCCACCGCGGAATTACGGCAGGCGGACCTTGAACAGAGACGAATTGCACCCACGACATCAGAGACTACTCCCCTTGCCCTCGGGCGGGCGCATTGAAACGCCCTAGGGCCGGCCGGACGTTGAGGTTCGGCGACATCACCCCGGTGAGTCTGCTGGACCTGTGCGCTCGTTGCGGTCGGAATGCTTCCCGACCTCCGCACTCTTCTCCTCATTACAAACGTGGCATTCTTTGCGGCTGGGCGCCGCCTTGGCCGGACGTAGTAACGTGCCGGCCGTGACGTGGGCGCGCCTTGCCGGGTCGCTGGCCGCGTCCCCGGCTGGTCTTACCGGGTCGCCGGCCGCGTCCCCGGCTGGTCTTACCGGGTCGCCGGCCGCGTCCCCGGCTGGTCTTACCGGGTCGCCGGCCGCGTCCTGCAGCATTCGGGGGCACGATGCCACCCAAAGGTGGGCGCTGTATCGCAGAATCCATGCGGCGGGTTTAGAGTCGAGGTATGCAGTCATCGCACCAGGATTCCGGCTTCACGGTCCGGTTGGCTGAACCCGCCGCCGGCACCAGCGCCGCGGGTAGGGGTTTCCGGCAACGCCGGAGAAACCGGCACGGCCGCGGCCTGCGCGGCGAGTTGATGTTGCCCACGCTGCCTGGCTACCGAACACGCTCCGACCGCTTCGATGATTTCGTTCTGGATTCGGCGCAGCGGCTGCACGATATCTGGGGCAAGCCGCTGGACGGCGTTCGCTTCGCTGTGGAGGAAATTCCACCCCGCCTTGAGCAGTTGGTGGCCGACGGAACGCCGGCGCCGTTGGGCGCTTACACCCCGGCCACTGCCGACGAAGGACCCGTGATCACGCTCTACCGCAGGGTGGTGGAGCAGGCCTGCGGCAGCCGGGAGGAAATCCAGGACCTGGTGCACGACGTCGTGGTGGAACGCACGGCGGAGATGCTCGGCGTTCCACCCGAGTCGCTGGACCCGGTGTACCGCCGCCGCTACTAGCGCTCCGTTGCCCCTTTCGCAGTGGGGCTCACCCCGCCGCAAGCTTCGGCAACGGCGCCGCGACGGTGCGTTTCAGCCGCAATCGACGCCGCCACCTGGGCACCCCGGGTTGACCTAGGCCGGAACGAGGTCATCCAGCGATCCCCGACCGGCGCTCATCTCGTTGCGGCCAGTGCACGGCCGGCGTGCAAGTCATGAGCGGAAGTAGTGGTTTTGTCTTGGTGTTTGGCGTGGGTCGAGGTGGGGTGGCGGGATGAACCAGGGGACGCCGCTACGCAGCTGGATGGTCCAGGCTTCTTTGTGGATTAGATGGTGGTGGTGGGAGCAGAGCAGTGTTCCGTTGTCGGTTCCGGTGGTGCCGCCGCGGGACCAGTAGGTGATGTGGTGGGCTTCGCACCAGGACGCGGGGATGGTGCAGCCGGGGAAGGTGCAGCCCTGGTCGCGGGCGGTGAGGGCTTTGCGGATGTGGGGCGGGAAGACCCGGCTGGTGCGGCCGATGTCCAGGACCCGGCCCCGGGAGCCGAGCAGGACGGGGATGATGTCCGCGTCGCAGGCGATCTTGCGGATGGTTGAGGCCGTGACAGGTCCGGTGAACGCCAGGGTCCCGGTTCCGGTGAACCCTAGCGGCCCGGCCCCGCCGCAACTGATCCGGGGCCCCAAGCCGGTGGTGTTGCCGCCGTTGCGGAAGCTGAATTCCTTACCGCCCTCGGCGCTTTGGCCGGTGACCCACCTGAAGCCTTGGCCGAAGCTGAATCCGTTACCGCCGCCGACATTGGTAGTGGTGACGCTGTTGCCGAAGCTGAACCCGTTACGGCCCCCGGCGTTGGCGGTGCCGCTGTTGCCGAAGCTGAATCCGTTACCGTCACCGGCTCCCGGCGCCTCAGTTGTGGCGGCGGGGGCTTCTGTCCCGGCTGTGGCGGCAGCTGTGTTGGTGGTGGTGTTTTGGAGGCGGTCGAGGAGGTCGCGGTAGTCGATGGTGACCATGACCTGGGGTCGGAGTCCGCCGGTGGCGGGCATCCCGCCGGAGGCGAGGGCGACTTTGGATGCGCCGACGAGGCCGTCGAGGAGTTTCTGCGGCCGGGACCGCCAATCAAGACCCGGAACGAACACATCCTGCTCGGCCCCGTCACCTGCGGACCCATCCTCAATGGCGCCAGCGGTGCCGGCTCCCACGGTGGCGGTCTCGGCGGCGCCTTCTCCCACGGTGGCGGTCTCGGCGGTGCCTTCTCCCACGGTTCCTTCTGCGGTGGCGTCCCGGGTGCCGGTGCCCGCTGCTTCCCTGGTGGCGGTGGCGGGGTTGGGGGTGCGGGGGTTGGTGGCGGTGTTCATTGCGGTGAGGAGGTGTTCGAACTGTTCGTTGGTCGCGAAGATTTCCAGGTGCTGCAACCCGTGGCTGGGCCGGCGGATGAACACGCCCTGAAGCTGGCGCAGGAGCTCCTCGGAAGGTTCTCCGCCGTCCTGGTCGATGCCGTCCACCCAGCGCCGGGCCAGACGGGACAGGAAGTCCGGGTCATGCTGGGCCGCGGCGCGGGTCAGGGAGTGTTCCATCCGCGCCGCGGTCTCCGCATCGCAGAGGGGCCGGACCCGTTCCAGGGCCTGGTTGATGATCGTCGCTGACCGGGTCGGGACGTCCCCGGCAGCGAACGCATCGGCGAGTTCCTCATGCACCGCAGGCAGCCGGTCCCCGGTGATCCCGGTGCGCGGCAGCACGGTGCGGGCCAGGGACAGGCGGCGGTGCGCTTCGGCGGCGCTGATCTGCAGCCGGTCCCGCAGGAAGTCCTCGGTCCGGCGGTACCCGTCTTCCCCGGCCGGGACCGCGTCCGGGGCGGACGTCCGGGCCCGGTCCACCGCGCCGGCGGCCATAACCTGCAGGTACTCCAGCGCGCGGCCGGCTTCCTCGATCTGCCCGGCGTACGCCGCCGCGTCACGGAAGCCCAGCCCAGCAGTGTCTTCGGCAGCGGTCGCCGTCAGCTCACGCAGCTGGCCCAGCACATCATCCAGTGACGCAGCGGTCGGCCCGGTCTCCAGCGGCGGGGCGGTCGGCCCGGCACCGCAACGGCCGTCAGCGTCCGGCCGGGTGGCCGGTGAAAAGGTGACCGCTGCGCTGGTTCCCATGACCTAATCCTGCCGCAGACCTACGACAATAATTGCGGCAGGATGATCGGCCGCGGCCGGCTCAGCAGCACGGGGTTCGGCCCCGATGGACGCCAACCGACGGTCGCCACCAGCCGGCCGGGTAGCCGGTGAAAAGGTGACCGCTGCACTGGTTCCCATGAACTAATCCTGCCGTAGACCTACGACATTAATAGCCGCACCATTTGGGGAGGCAGGCCTAATGGACGGCCTCATCCACCGTTCCCTGTGGCACTGGCGGTTAAATTGCCTTCAGCATGGACCTCCCCGTCACACTGAACTCCTACCCGCTGTTGAGGCCCCGGATTAGCCGCTACTACCCCGCAGGCGTTGAAACAGCACCTCGGCATTGCCCCGATCTATGGCGTCCCGCAGGGAAGACGCCAACGGGTAATTTTCGTACTGCGCGGTCAGGAAATCGACCGCCGGCGACGGGACGAAGGGAAAGTCGGTACCGTACGTGATTCGCCGCGGGTCGGCGACGGCTAGCAGGCTGGGCAGGGCCGACGGGGTGGCGGACAGGGCGACGTCGTAATAGAACCGCCGCAGGACGGATCGGTTCTCGTCGGTCAGCGCCGCCAGCGCGCTCAGAGCCTGGTCCCTGTTGCTGAGCATGGCAAGCAGGATCCGGTACGCAATGAACGGTACGAAGCCGCCCGCGTGCGCCAGAATGAACTTGATTCCCGAGTATGTCTCGATCGCTCCGGACAGGACCAGGCTGAGCGCGGCGCGGGTGGTGTCGAGCAGGAAGTCCGCGGCGAAAGCAGGTATGCCCGGCACCGCCGGAGCCGGCAGGTCGCCGGGGTGAACGAACACGACCGCCCCGCGGTGGTCCAGGAATTGCAGCAGTGGCTCAAAGACGGGATCGCCCAGGTACCGGCCGTCGTAGTTGGCCAACAAGACAATTCCGTCCGCGTGCAGGGTGTCCAGGGCGTACCGGGCTTCCGCGAGGGCACCCTCCACGTCCGGCAGGGTGAGGGTGGCAAAGAACCCGAACCGTTCCGGCCGCGACGCCACCACCTCAGCCGTGAACTCGTTGACCTCGCGGGCCTGCTGCCTCGCCTCCGCCGGGTCCCCGAAGTGCACCCCCGGCGTGGGCAGCGACAAGATGCCGGTCTGCACGCCGTGCTTGTCCATGAACTTCAACGCTGAGCGCTCGGACCACGGCGGCAGGTCCACGCCGCCGGATTGGATGCCCTTCTTCCGCACCCACCGGGCGTAACCCGGCGGAATGATGTGCTGGTGGGTGTCGATGCGGTACGGCCGGCTCACGCAGGGCCTTCCAACCGACGGCGGGACGATTGCGACGCGCTGCCTACGCGGCACGGCCGTGCACGGTCCGTGGCCGGGCGCAGTGCGCCGGAACCGGTCATGGCAACTCCCGAACTGCGAGGCATCCCTGGCGGGCCTAAGCCACGATGCGCCGCGCCGCGGGAAGCCGCCAGAGCCGTTGGTCCCGGCCCTGCCTGGACTGCCGGGCGGCAGAGGCGCTGGAAAGCCTTTTCGATCGACGCAGCCGGACGCTCCCGGATCCGCCGAGCAGGTAGTACCCCAGCATGACCGGGACCGGTCCCGGACCTGCCGCGCCGGTTAGTACCCCAGCGTGACCGGAACCTGTTGGCGGCCCGCTGCCCCGGGGGCGACCGGAATGCTGGCAACGTCCGCCTTGCCGTCCTGCTCCAGCAGCAGGGCACCGTAAGCTGCCTCCCCCGCGGCCGAGACCAGGTAGCCCACCAGCGGTGACCCGTCCACGTCACCGGGGATTTTGACCGTGGCCGTGGTTCCGCCGGCAATGTCGGCCGTGGCAGCGGCGCGCACCTTGCCGTCGGCGGTGATCGGAGCGTAGGAGATGGTGGCGCGGCCTTCCGGAGCGCCGAACATCAGGAACCGGGCGCCGGTGGCGGGCACCGGAACGATGTGCTGACTGCCGAGCCGCGCGGACGACGGCGCCCAGCCAAAGTCGACGGGGGCGTCGGCCTTGAGTCCGCGGGTCACGCGGGCCGCGGCGGCGAAGGACACATCCGAACTGGCGGCCAGCGTGTAGTGCCCGGCCGGCACTCCTGCGAGTGAGACTTCAGTGACCGCGCCTGCCTTGGCCGTCACCACACCGCCGCCGGGCAGCGGTTTCTGGCCATCACGTCCGAACAGCTTCACTTCCACCACCGCGTCCGCCGCGCCGGGCACCGTAATCTGCAGGGCCGGTTTGGCATCGGCGAAGCCGACTTTGGTCGTGAGCGCAGCCAGGCCCGCCGGGTCCTGGATATCGAGGCCCGAGATTGTCTGCCGGGTGGCGGGGGCTGTGCCGGGAGAAATGAAATCCACTCCGCCCGGAACCAGGCCGCGGAGCACGCTTTGCTGGATGATCGCCGATACCGGGCCGCCGTCGCTCCGCACGCGCACGCTCAGCTGCTCCTGACCGGGCGCCAGCCCGGCGAGGATGATGGACCGCGTGCTGCCCGGGGCCACGAGCAGGCCGCGGCTGCCCGGCGCGCGGATCGCTCCCTGGGCGCCAAAAAGGTCCAGACTGACCGTGGCCGGCGTGCCGGAGGCGTTGCTGAGGTTGAGGACAGAGGTACGGCCGACGGCGGTGTTCGCCCCCACCAGCCACAGATCGTTGGCTGGTTGCTGGCAGGGTGCGGCAGCTGTGCCCCCCAAGTCCCCGTCATCTGCGGTGTAGCTCATTACGGCCCCGGCCGAGGGCTGCTGGTTGCCTTGCGGGTCGGCGCTGAGCACGGTGGCGGCGTCGACGGCCCGTTGCGGCACGACGCCCGCCTTAAGCGCAGGGGGCGTGGCGGCCGGGCCGGCGGGAGGCTTAGGGGCAGCCGAAGCGGACCCCGGCACGGCCTTCGCCAATTCGACCAGCGTGTTACCGGTAAGCGTGGCAAGCCTGCTGCCGGGGAGTTCGCCGGCACTGGAACTGAGCACAACGGCGTTGACCGCGCTCTTGGCAGTGGCCGACTCGGGGCTGAACTGCGGATCGGTTCCAACCGGCGTGGCCTCGAACAGGCGGGCCGGCCCCGGGCAGCTGCCGACGCTGCTGCCGGCGGGGACGGCGGCCAGCGGCGCGTCAAGGGGCCGGCTCCCGGGGCTCTGCGGGGACAGCGCGGCGGCGGCGACTAACCCGCCGGTGGCTGCGGCCAGCACCGCCGCGGAAAGAACGCCGCCCACGGGACCAGCAAGGACCTTCAAGCGGGCCAGCGCTGCGGGAGCTGGCTTGTCAGGCCTGCTCCCGCGGGCACTTCGGTCCCGTTTGTCCTCTCCCTGCTGTGCAGGAGACTGCTGTGCAGGAGACTGCTGTGCAGGAGACTGCTGTGCAGGATGCTGCGGTGCCGGAACAGGCTCTTCCGGCGGCGTGGGGTCA contains:
- a CDS encoding HNH endonuclease signature motif containing protein, producing the protein MGTSAAVTFSPATRPDADGRCGAGPTAPPLETGPTAASLDDVLGQLRELTATAAEDTAGLGFRDAAAYAGQIEEAGRALEYLQVMAAGAVDRARTSAPDAVPAGEDGYRRTEDFLRDRLQISAAEAHRRLSLARTVLPRTGITGDRLPAVHEELADAFAAGDVPTRSATIINQALERVRPLCDAETAARMEHSLTRAAAQHDPDFLSRLARRWVDGIDQDGGEPSEELLRQLQGVFIRRPSHGLQHLEIFATNEQFEHLLTAMNTATNPRTPNPATATREAAGTGTRDATAEGTVGEGTAETATVGEGAAETATVGAGTAGAIEDGSAGDGAEQDVFVPGLDWRSRPQKLLDGLVGASKVALASGGMPATGGLRPQVMVTIDYRDLLDRLQNTTTNTAAATAGTEAPAATTEAPGAGDGNGFSFGNSGTANAGGRNGFSFGNSVTTTNVGGGNGFSFGQGFRWVTGQSAEGGKEFSFRNGGNTTGLGPRISCGGAGPLGFTGTGTLAFTGPVTASTIRKIACDADIIPVLLGSRGRVLDIGRTSRVFPPHIRKALTARDQGCTFPGCTIPASWCEAHHITYWSRGGTTGTDNGTLLCSHHHHLIHKEAWTIQLRSGVPWFIPPPHLDPRQTPRQNHYFRS
- a CDS encoding DUF3499 domain-containing protein; this translates as MGAIRLCSRSACRNSAVATLTYVYADSTAVLGPLATYAEPHCYDLCEQHAGSLTVPRGWEVLRLAMPATPAGPGPDDLLALAHAVREAAGKPAAPEPVQGQRAAHPALEAPAGPEGTRRGHLRVLREPS
- a CDS encoding amidohydrolase family protein, with product MSRPYRIDTHQHIIPPGYARWVRKKGIQSGGVDLPPWSERSALKFMDKHGVQTGILSLPTPGVHFGDPAEARQQAREVNEFTAEVVASRPERFGFFATLTLPDVEGALAEARYALDTLHADGIVLLANYDGRYLGDPVFEPLLQFLDHRGAVVFVHPGDLPAPAVPGIPAFAADFLLDTTRAALSLVLSGAIETYSGIKFILAHAGGFVPFIAYRILLAMLSNRDQALSALAALTDENRSVLRRFYYDVALSATPSALPSLLAVADPRRITYGTDFPFVPSPAVDFLTAQYENYPLASSLRDAIDRGNAEVLFQRLRGSSG
- a CDS encoding metallopeptidase family protein translates to MQSSHQDSGFTVRLAEPAAGTSAAGRGFRQRRRNRHGRGLRGELMLPTLPGYRTRSDRFDDFVLDSAQRLHDIWGKPLDGVRFAVEEIPPRLEQLVADGTPAPLGAYTPATADEGPVITLYRRVVEQACGSREEIQDLVHDVVVERTAEMLGVPPESLDPVYRRRY
- a CDS encoding DUF5719 family protein, which gives rise to MSDDHVDPTPPEEPVPAPQHPAQQSPAQQSPAQQSPAQQGEDKRDRSARGSRPDKPAPAALARLKVLAGPVGGVLSAAVLAAATGGLVAAAALSPQSPGSRPLDAPLAAVPAGSSVGSCPGPARLFEATPVGTDPQFSPESATAKSAVNAVVLSSSAGELPGSRLATLTGNTLVELAKAVPGSASAAPKPPAGPAATPPALKAGVVPQRAVDAATVLSADPQGNQQPSAGAVMSYTADDGDLGGTAAAPCQQPANDLWLVGANTAVGRTSVLNLSNASGTPATVSLDLFGAQGAIRAPGSRGLLVAPGSTRSIILAGLAPGQEQLSVRVRSDGGPVSAIIQQSVLRGLVPGGVDFISPGTAPATRQTISGLDIQDPAGLAALTTKVGFADAKPALQITVPGAADAVVEVKLFGRDGQKPLPGGGVVTAKAGAVTEVSLAGVPAGHYTLAASSDVSFAAAARVTRGLKADAPVDFGWAPSSARLGSQHIVPVPATGARFLMFGAPEGRATISYAPITADGKVRAAATADIAGGTTATVKIPGDVDGSPLVGYLVSAAGEAAYGALLLEQDGKADVASIPVAPGAAGRQQVPVTLGY
- a CDS encoding Ig-like domain-containing protein; this translates as MNKLPSGRKNAATGRKTGKMLTVAGICLAVGAGGIGAATAPVWADSPLPSESSAPMRNVAGLAAPVVKAVELGVTPVDGAKDVNPGSLPSVKAVNGLVKDVRLQPEPGGTPVPGTTSADGSTWTAAEPLEFNTSYRYSFTVLDRAGRETKKNQRFSTVATANEADAAVFPLNGSTIGAGQPIEIVFSEPVLNKEAVEKAVAVTSTPGQPVAWRWYSDRRARIRPENFWAANSRISLDLKLFGVDFGNKMVGNSDTKVSFTVGPQRIAVVDDVTKTMNVYFNGQLVKTAPVTLGDADWLSPTGYAVIMEQERSSKFNAGSIGLKPGDKGYYPPLTVEYANRLTTSGVYVHQALESAWGAVGRFNVSHGCVGLLPADAEWFFNNMETGDLVQTLNTGAPPVEPLEGFGDWNIPWAQYARR
- a CDS encoding Ig-like domain-containing protein, which translates into the protein MALKSWSARRKAAAVAAVCVLAAGGGVFAAAGPLAHPSFASEAASPERSTQGLAFPVVPPVQLTAAPADAATQVNPAVPVTLKVANGRIERAALTSSSGAAVDGTLSADGSSWTATGPLKFNTRYSYTYSIVDGAGRTTNSTRSFTTVSTANEADAAIYPLDGMKVGVAQPLQITFSEPVLNRDAVEKAIKISSSAGQVGDFHWFNNSMVRYRPENFWTANSTITMDMKLFGVDLGKGQIGNFNKKVTVHIGDKKTAIADATAHTFKAFVNDQQVGEWPTTMGDTRFPSARGYLVLMEKYRVEHMSAASIGLKPGDPAYYGELDVNFATRLTPSGEFIHQATDSALPFIGKANLSHGCIGLGPYGAQWVFDNMTAGDVVQVVNTDGDYAAYDDGFGDWNIPWAQYPN
- the ahcY gene encoding adenosylhomocysteinase, encoding MTFDYKIADISLAEAGRHQIRLAEHEMPGLMSLREEFGPSQPLKGARIAGSLHMTVQTAVLIETLTALGAEVRWASCNIFSTQNEAAAAVVVGTGTVEDPQGVPVFAWKGETLEEYWWTAEQILTWPGADSDPDLGPNMILDDGGDATMLVHKGAEFEALGAVPAPTDAESEEGRVFLEVLRASLQKDPQKWTRIGSRLLGVTEETTTGVHRLYQLAEQGKLLFPAINVNDSVTKSKFDNKYGIRHSLPDGINRATDVLMGGKVAVVCGYGDVGKGAAEAFRGQGSRVIVTEIDPICALQAAMDGYQVATLESVLAEGHIFITTTGNKDVILAEHMAGMRDKAIVGNIGHFDNEIDIAGLARIPGVKKVEIKPQVHEWVFDEGTDAQRSIIVLSEGRLLNLGNATGHPSFVMSNSFANQTIAQIELFTKASQPEGEREYQKQVYVLPKILDEKVARLHLDALGAKLTELSKEQAEYLGLDAAGPFKPEHYRY
- a CDS encoding Trm112 family protein: MPLISPELLSVLRCPVTGSALVQEGEELVAAGPDANGRKLRYRIEDGIPLLLPPELLAAAASASSDQHDGGQHDAGQPGGEHDAGEHDAGERAGARSEGGPRHAAE